TTCAATTGAATCTTCTCGAACCCAAGCTCCTCCGCGAGCCAGCGCAAACGGATCGTGTTAAGTAATTCGCTCGCCGGCTTGGGCAAGGGACCAAACCGGTCGCGCAATTGCGCCTCATAGGCAACCAATTGCTCTTCACCGACCAGGCTGTCGATCTCTTTATACAACTGCAAACGCTCGGTCACGCTGTTCACATAGTCGGACGGCAACCGGATCTCCAGGTCAGTATCGATCTGGCAGTCCTGTACGAACTTCCGCTTCTCTTTGATCTCCTCCGAGAACAGGTCGGAAAATTCCGTTTCCTTCAACTCCTGAATCGCCTCGTCAAGGATCTTGTGGTACATCTCATAACCGATCTCGGAGATGAACCCGCTTTGTTCTCCGCCCAGCATATTGCCCGCACCCCGGATATCGAGGTCGCGCATCGCGATGTTGAATCCGGAACCAAGGTCCGAGAACTCCTCGATGGCTTTCAGTCGCTGACGCGCCTCGGAAGTCAGGACCGTAGCCGGCGGAGCAAGCAGGTAGCAGAATGCCTTCTTGTTCGATCGGCCTACACGTCCACGCATCTGGTGCAGATCGCTCAGACCGAAATGGTGCGCCTGGTTGATGATGATCGTGTTCGCATTCGGAATATCGAGACCCGATTCGATGATCGTGGTAGAAACCAATACATCCAATTCCCCTTCGATGAAGGAGAGGAGTACTTCTTCCAACTGCTCTCCACTCAACTGGCCATGCCCTACTCCAACCCGGACATCCGGGACGAGTTTCCGGATCATTTCAGCCAGATCATAGATGTCGCTCACCCGGTTGTGGACAAAGAATACCTGCCCGCCGCGGGATAATTCGAAGTTGATCGCTTCCCGGATGATCTCGTCCTTGAAGGTGTGCAACTCCGTGGTCACCGGATAACGGTTTGGCGGCGGTGTATTGATAATGCTGAGGTCACGCGCACCCATGAGCGAGAATTGCAGCGTCCGGGGAATGGGCGTAGCCGTAAGCGTCAGCGTATCGACATTCACCCGCATCGCCTTCAGCTTCTCCTTGCTCGCGACACCGAACTTTTGCTCCTCGTCGATCACCATCAGCCCGAGGTCGCGGAACTTCACGTCCTTGCTCAACAGGCGATGGGTCCCGATGATGATGTCGATCTTGCCTTGTACAAGATGCTCAAGAGTTTCCTTTTGTTTGGCGGCACTTTTGAATCGGTTGATATAATCGACGGTCACTGGGAAATCCTTCAGCCGTTCCCGGAACGTATTGTAGTGTTGCAGCGCGAGGATTGTCGTTGGCACGAGCACGGCCACTTGTTTCCCGTCCGTCACTGCCTTGAAGGCCGCGCGCAACGCGACTTCCGTCTTCCCGAATCCGACGTCTCCGCAGATCAGCCGGTCCATCGGATAGGGACGCTCCATGTCTTTCTTTACATCGCGCGTCGACTTCACCTGATCAGGCGTATCCTCGTAAATGAAACTGGCCTCCAATTCGTTCTGTAGATACGTATCCGGTTGAAAAGCGAATCCTTTGGTCGCGCGACGCTTCGCATACAACTGGATCAGGTCCTTGGCAATGTCCTTGACCTTCTTCTTCGTCTTCTGCTTCAGCGTGCTCCAGGCGGTGCTGCCGAGTTTGTGTAACGAGGGCGTAGTCCCTTCTTTACCGGTATACTTGGCGATCCGGTGGAGGGAATGAATGCTGACGTAGAGGATGTCGTTGTCCTTGTACACCAACCGCACCGCCTCCTGCGGCTTGCCATTCACCAGGATGGTCTCCAGGCCGGCGAAACGGCCGATGCCATGATCGATATGCGTAACGAAGTCGCCGGGTTTCAGCGCATAGAGTTCCTTTAACGTGATCGCCTCGCTCCGGCTGTAATTCTTCCGCATCCGGAAGCGGTGGTACCGGTCGAAGATCTGGTGATCGGTATAACAGGCGAGGTTCAGGTCCTCATCGATGAATCCTTCGTGTAACGAGAGTAAGAGGGATGTGAACTCCACATGCCCTTTGATACCGTGCTTCTTCTCGAGGTCTTCGAAGATGGCGTAAAGGCGCTCGATCTGACGGGCGGAATCCGCAAACAACACGTTCGTCAGTCCTTTCCGCTTGTTCTCCTGAAGGTTGGCGATCAACAGGTTGAAGTTCTTATTGAACGAAGGTTGCGGGTGCAGCTTGAACTTCCAGGCATGGTCTTCCGGAAAACGGAATCGCTTCCCGAACTCCACCGTCGTGAACTTCGCCCAACGCTCTTCCTGCTCCGGGGCCGGCTCGAAGACCAGATCCAGTTGCTCCGGCTCATAGGTCTTCTCTGCCGCCACCAACTGTTTGACCTTGCTCAGGCCTGTTTCCAGTGCAGACAAGGCCGCGCCCGCGTCGCGGAACCAGACGGCGGTATTGCCAGAAATGAACTCGAAGAACGAGGATCGGCTCTCTTCCAGCAACTTCGTCTGAACATTCGGCATGATCATGACGTGATGCATGGCCTGCACCGACAACTGGCTCTCCGGGTCGAACGTCCGGATACTTTCCACTTCATCACCGAAGAACTCTACCCGATAGGGCAGTTCGTTGGCAAAGAGAGAATATCCACGATTCCGCCGCGTACGGAAAATTCGCCCGCCTGCGCAACGAAATCGACACTTTCAAAGCCATGGTGTAATAGGAACTCTGTGATGAAATCGGTGGAGATCTTCTCCCCCACACGTAACTCAATGCTGTTTTGTTCCAGGTTGCGTTTGGTGACAACCCGCTCCGCAATCGCTTCCGGATAGGTCACGACCAAGGTCCGGCTTCCGCGGTTGATGCGGCTGAGGACTTCCGCACGCAACAGAATGTTACCATTGTCCGGATCGTCGAGTTGGAAGGATTTCTTGTAGGATGCCGGAAAGAACAACAAGGCTTCTTGTCCCAACAATTGCTCCAGATCATTCAGGAAATACGAAGCATCTTCCCGGTCATTCAGTACGAACAACATCGGGACTTCGGTCGATCCGGCAACGGCTGCTGCAACGACTGCATCGGCTGATCCCAACAAGCCGTGTAAATGAAGATGAACGCGCTCAGGCTGACCCAGGCGCGCACTCAGAGAAACGACGGAAGGCCGGGAGCGGTAGGCGCCCAGCAATTCTTCAACGGTCACAGGCAATGTGCCGGCTTGAAATACCGGCGCTGCGAAGGTCGGAATTGGAACGCAATCGCCCTAACAGGAAACGCCTTAACTGGCGGTAACCGGCGAGTAGCGCGACATGTACTCCTCTGCCATCGTCACCATGTCTGCGCTGCCGATGAAAAGCGGCGTGCGCTGGTGCAGGGAAGTTGGCTGAACGTCGAGGATACGGCGGAAGCCGTCGGAAGCCTTTCCACCGGCCTGCTCGATGATGAAAGCCAATGGATTGCATTCGTAAAGCAGACGGAGTTTGCCTTTCGGCGATTTGTGCGTGGACGGGTAAATGAAAACGCCGCCTTTCAACAGGTTGCGGTGAAAATCAGCCACCAGCGATCCGATGTACCGACTGGAGTACGGCCGCTCGGTCGCCGAATCGATCTCCTGGCAATACTTGATGTACTTCTTAACACCGTCGGGGAAATGCGCGTAGTTGCCTTCGTTGATCGAATAGATCTTGCCTGATTTCGGGCACTTCATGTCAGGGTGCGAGAGGCAAAATTCCCCAATACTGGGATCCAACGTGAAGCCGTTGACACCCTTACCGGTCGTGTAGACCAACATGGTTGATGATCCGTAGATGATATAGCCGGCGGCGACCTGCTCGGTTCCCGCTGCAGGTAATCGGTCTCCTCCACGATCCCGCCGAAGGAGGTACGGCGATAGATCGAGAAGATCGTACCGATCGAAACGTTCACGTCGATGTTGGATGAACCATCAAGCGGATCGACGCACACCACATACTTCGCGTTCTTGGACACTTCCGAATCGATGTTGATCAAGCCTTCGTTCTCTTCGGACGCCACAGCGCAGGTTTCACCGCCTGCACTCAAAGCCGAGATGAACTGCTCGTTGGCAAAAACGTCCAGTTTCTTCACTTCTTCCCCCTGCACATTCATGGTTCCGAATTCACCCAGGATGTCCACCAGGCCGGCCTTGTTCACTTCCCGGTTCACCACCTTGGCTGCAATACCGATATCGCGCAGCAAGCGGGAAAGCTCCCCTTTGGCATACGGAAAATCGGATTGGCGTTCGATAATGAACTGACCGAGCGTGGTGACGAGTCTTTTCATAAGGGCTTTTTCAATGCGGGCTCAAATATCGGAAAAACGGAGGAACATGAAGGAAGACAAAAATCAGGTCAATCGTTGATATTTCGTCAGTCAAAAGCCGCGCTCATTGCGCCGACTCCTTACTTTTGAAGGCTTATGCAAACTTCCTATCCCCGGGAAAAAGTGCGCGTTCTGCTCCTGGAAGGCGTACACCCCTCCGCGGTCCGCATGTTCCGCGATCACGGTTACAGCCAGGTTGAATCCGTGACCGGCGCTCTCAGCGAAAGCGAGTTGTGTAAAATGGTCAAGGACGTTCATTTGTTGGGCATCCGTTCCAAAACCCAACTCACCAAAAAGGTCCTGGAATCCGCTGATCGCCTTTTGGCAGTTGGTGCTTTTTGTATCGGGACCAACCAGATCGATCTTCCAACCGCTACCGGACTTGGTATCGCGGTATTCAACTCCCCGTTCTCCAACACCCGGTCCGTAGCGGAACTGGTGATCGCTCATTGTATCAGCCTCCTGCGCCGCGTCCCGGAAAAAGCGAAGCCGCGCATAAAGGCGAATGGCTGAAGTCGCACGAGAATTGCTTCGAAGTGCGCGGAAAGACGCTCGGAATTGTCGGCTATGGCCACATCGGCTCCCAGGTATCAGTCCTTGCGGAAGGCATGGGCATGCAGGTCATCTTTTACGATGTGGAACCTAAACTCAGCCTGGGCAACGCGCAGTCCGTCCGATCCCTCGACGACCTCTTGCGAAAATCGGATATCGTGACCCTTCATGTTCCGGGAGGTGCGGGCACCAAAAACCTGCTGAACGCGGCTCGTTTCGCCAAAATGAAAAAAGGCGCGACCCTGATCAACTACAGTCGGGGTGATGTCATCGATCTTGAAGCCCTGGCGAAAGCAATTCGCAACGGACACATCCTCGGCGCTGCAGTAGATGTGTTTCCCTATGAACCCAAGAACAACAAGGAAGCGTTTGAAACGCCATTGCAGGGTTTACCGAACGTGATCCTTACTCCCCACATCGGCGGATCAACGCACGAAGCCCAGGCCAGCATCGGCCTGGACGTCGCCGGCAAACTGGTACAGTACCTCGAAACCGGTACCAGCGTCGGATCCTTGAGCGTTCCACCCTTGACTCTTCCGGTACAACAGGACACGCACCGCATCCTCCACATCCACGCCAACCGGCCCGGTGTCCTCGGCGAAATCAACAGCAAGCTCTCCAAATTGAACGTCAACATCCTCGGGCAATACCTGCAAACCAACGAACGTATCGGCTATGTAGTAACCGATATGGACAAACGCACATCGTCCAAGGCATTGGAAGCGCTGAAGAAAGTCAAGCATACCATTCGCGTCCGCAACCTGTATTGATGGCGAACTTGCAACCATTTATCATCCGTCCGGCGCGTGCAGCGGATGTACCCGCGATGTTCGCGCTGGTAAAGGAACTGGCACTCTTCGAAAAAGCGCCAGAACAGGTTACCAATTCCGAAGCGGACATGCTCCGCGACGGATTTGGGGAACAACCCGTGTTCCGCTCATTGGTTGCTGAATGCGAGGGCCAGGTCGTGGGGCTGGCCATCTTCTTCGTAAAGTACTCCACCTGGAAGGGTAAAGGCCTCTACCTCGATGACCTCATCGTTACAGAAACGTACCGCGGCCGCGGCATTGGACTGGCACTGCTCAAGGCCTACCTCGAAGAAGCCCGACGCTCCGGTGCCCGCCAGGTGCACTGGCAA
This DNA window, taken from Bacteroidota bacterium, encodes the following:
- a CDS encoding GNAT family N-acetyltransferase, with translation MANLQPFIIRPARAADVPAMFALVKELALFEKAPEQVTNSEADMLRDGFGEQPVFRSLVAECEGQVVGLAIFFVKYSTWKGKGLYLDDLIVTETYRGRGIGLALLKAYLEEARRSGARQVHWQVLDWNQPAIDLYKKMGASLEAEWLDCKMNVGE